Below is a genomic region from Leishmania mexicana MHOM/GT/2001/U1103 complete genome, chromosome 20.
GATGcaggcgacgacggcgtcggAGACGGTGCCCGTTACCAGTCCTTCTCCCGAAAGAAGAAATTTGTGAAGCTGACGGACAGCGACATGCTGATTGACTGGTACGAGGTGCTGAAGCTGGAGCAAGAGGAAGGGGCGACTGACGACCAAATCAGAGCGGCCtaccggcgctgctgtctcgAGACGCACCCCGACAAGCAGCAGAACCACTCCGACGAGCTCTTTAAGAAGGTGCAACGTGCCTTCGATATCCTTGGCGATCCAGACACGCGCCAGGCCTACGACTCTTCGCGCCCATTCAACGACGCCATCCCTGGCgagcaggtggaggagggcaacTTCTTCAGCACCTTCGGCCCCGTCTTTGAACGCAACAAGAAGTGGAGCAGCGTCCCCGGCATGCCGTCCCTCGGCACGGATAAGACGCCGTACGCCGAGGTCCTCCGCTTCTACGACCGCTGGACGGGTTTTCAGAGCTGGCGCGACTTCTCACACCTGGCGGATCTGGTGGAGATCGACGACACCATGTGCCGCGAGGAGAAGCGCTACTATCAGCGCGAGAACGCCCGCCAGCtgagccaccaccacaaggAGGAGCAGAAGCGCATTCGACTTCTGGTCGACCGGGCTCGTAAGAACGAcccgcgcctgcgccgccgccgagaagaggaggaagagaagcgccTCAAAGTGTTGAGGGAGCGGGAGGCATTCCGGCTGCAGctcgccgccgaggaggagcgtcgccgcgctgAAGAGGCCCGAAAgcagaaggaaagggaagaggcCAAGGtgggtgcgcagcagcaagagaagCAGGCGATGCGCGAGGCGCAGATGGCGGTGCTGGGCTTCTTTGAACAGCACGGGCTCCTGGATGAAACCCCGACAAACAAGCTCCTCGCAGACCGTGTGCGCCGTCCGAACGTGCAGTGGATCTTCTCCAAGACCACGAACGCGACCGAGGCGCAGAAGCTGCGCGATGTCCTACTGGCCTGCCCCACGGATCCCCGGCCACGCACGAACGACCCGCAGAGCAAAGATGTGGAAGGCtccgaggaggtggaggccgTCATGCGCTTCAACGCGCTCGTTCAAAAGATGGAACAACACTGCGGCGTGAACCGCTACGGCGAGGCCGTGAAGAAGGTTCaggacggcgatgcggcCACGGCTGCAGCGAAGAAAGAagtcgcggcggcagcagcaaagaCACCTGTCGACGCAGGACAGGAGTGGACGGACGAAGACCTAAGCCGGCTGCAGAAGGCGACGGCCAAGTACCCGCCTGGCTCCGTCGATCGCTGGATCAAGATCTGTGACGTGCTCCGTCACCGCTTTACGGAGGAGCAGGCCATGGCCAAGGTGAGCGAACTaactgctgcgctgcacaaCGCAGGGTCTGGCAACCCCACTtctgccgcccccgcctccccttcGCACGCCTCGGCCACCAGCCCAGCTGCCTCGTCCGTGGAGAACTGGTCTCTGacgcagcagaagcagctggagaagggtCTGCGTGACCTGAAGGACTATAAGGAGAAGGACAAGTTCCAGAAAATCGCGAAGATGGTAGAGGACAAGACAGCCAAAGAGTGCTTTGAGCGCTTCAAGTTCCTCTGCTCTGTGAACAAGAAGAAATAATGTGCTGCATGTCGTGCCCCTATGCGCGTgcaagggcagcggcggactGTTGACAAGTGTCACGTGTAACGCTCCCTGAGATAAGGGCATGGTAAAACTGGGGTGATTCAAGCACATGTACGTGCACTCGACATGCTGGTCCACCTGAATCtctgtttttgttttgtttttcgttccCCCGTATCTGGTATTGCGTCTAATGGCACAAGCAAGCAACATATCTCTGGCGGACCAACGGtctctgcctgtctgtctgttgGTATGTGCAAGTGGGTAGTCGAGAAGGACAATGCTTGTGTATTCTCTTCGCCCCCATCAGCTGCGagccacctcccccccccctttcagAGCTTGTCTTTTCGCTGTTCCTGTGATACAGGAGAGTGATAGGACCCCACTTGTCTCAGCGACTTTGTGGTCGACAACGTCTTCGCATGCTTTCATTCCTCTGAGctgcgagggggagaggttGAGAGCCACGTGTGTGATCATGTCGGCAACTCGTCGCACCGCGCCAGTGCTCCCGTGTACGCGTTTTATTCAAACGTGTGTtagtgcgcgtgtgtgtcgcatGTTCTGCGCTATCATTTCCATATTTGTTTTACCTCtttgtccccccccctccactctacaaacacacaccgccttccctcccctctgtcCTCTTGAACCCACCCCACTCAACCGCCTCTATATGCGGTATGCTCTGTACGTCCATGTGTCACCCTGCCTAGTCACAGTCCAGGAAACACGATAGGTGCCCACGACttatacgcacacacacacaagcacgtaCGCAAGGTGTCGCCCTCACCAGAACAGTGAACCTTCTTGTTGTTCCACTGCCGTCAGACGTGCACCCGCACGCTCTGGTCGCCTTGTCTTTTCTcgcgccctttttttttgtggccCATTGCGGGAAGCTGGAATCATGCAGACTCCGCATACTCCGACGATCAACTTCGGCCCcacgggcggcagcggcagcccaagtggcggcaccgccttTTTTGGCCGAAGCGACCCGAACGCAATGATGTTGCAGATGGGGCTTAGTTACGGGCAGAACATTCTCCAAAAACACGTCCAGCAGGGCGAGGCTGGACTAGCTTACTACATGCCTTTCATCCGCGCTATTCGCAACTACTTTGCTGTGGACAACACGTACGTAAAGCGAAAGCTGATCATGCTCACAATACCCTTCCTCACCAAGTATGTCCGCAAGTCGCCGGCCGGCGGGGAGAGCGAtttcggcagcagcggcggtggtgccggggAGGCGACCGGAGACCAAGTCTTTGGCGGCACGACCGGTTCCCCAGCCTCAATGTACCCAGCTGTCTCGCCTTCTACGCTCGTGGgtcacgacggcggcagcagcacctttgccgctccctcgctgcccctGAACGACGTCTTCGCATCAGACCTGTACATCCCTCTGATGAGTGTGATCACCTACGTTGTACTCGCCGCTTACATTCTTGGCGCCAACTCCCCGACAACCTCCGTCACAGCCGCGTCGCTCATCTCCACCGCGTGGGTGATCGGCATTTGGTTTTTCCTCGAGGTTGTTGTGCTAAAGGGTGCCGCGTATGCGCTCCTTGTCATGCCGaacccgccgctgctggagctgctcgcACTGTGCGGGTACAAGTACGTTCTTCTCTGCCTGGGTGTTCTCGCGTCGCAGTGTCTCCCACCGAGTCGCCTCTACAGCGGTCTTTTCATGCTGTATGCGGTACTGGCGCATAGCTTCTTCACCGTGCGAGTTTTAGGGCTGCAGTACATGCGTAGCGACGGTCGCGTGTCACCACGGTCTCGCGTGTACACCTATATGGCCGCTCTGGCGCAGGTGCCAGGCTGTGTCTGGTTGTTCGTGCGGCTGCTCTAAGCAGCAAAGGCGGCGTTCCTTTGATGCTCCTGTGCGCATTAAGGGGGAAAGGCGGTGCATGAGGGGTCGGGAGAGCGTATAGGTTTTTTCTTCTCCCTGGTGAAAGTGCCTACATGCCCTGCTCGCCACCAATACAACACcctgcgccccctcccctgggctattttttttttgcgcttCTCCTTTTGTCGGTGATTCATGACCTGACGTGCTTGCTAGCGAGCTGCGCTTGCCACTCGCTCGCCTACACTTCAAGTTCGCTGcatccctttttttctgtgcgcgctccgggggggggggtatcTGTACATGCAGCTATTCACCAAAGTACGTAACGTCTCTccgccctcttctcccctccgGTGCTTCACACTCAACGCTGGCgcagacgtcgccgccgcaaggctcaggggggagggagtagaagagacagagagagaatTGACCCGGGTGTTCGGCTTCTCTGTTCTCCCAGCACTTATGCAGTCCTCACGGCGGCGTCAGCTGTGAGTCGTCTTTCCCCCTCCGAGGCCCTCCCATGTACCTCTTGAATCCATCGCGCTCACGCATctggccccctccctctccctaaTCATGGTCGCTACCAACCTTCTTATCATCCTCGCCTCACACACCTCCATTTCGAAACCCACatgcgcatacacgcaccgACGCTCGTATTAGCGTGCGCTCGTGTCCCGTTCAGCCCGGCATCGCCTCGCGCACTCACATCTGTGCACGACTTCCGTGTCTCGGGCCCCGTGTGTGTTTCGGTCTtgtctctccccttcccagCTCCTCTCTATCAACCCTTCACACCATGTCGTGGAACCTCAAAGGACGGGCGGCGGTTGCAGCCCTCGACCCGCCCACCCGCTATCGCGTCCTGCACTCGCACACCATGACGCGGTGCGCCAACAAGCCGCTACTCTGGGTCCTGGAGGAACTGATCACCCTCCGCTACCTCGGCGGCCTAGCCGGTCCTCTTCACACGGCGAACTACTTCATCTCCCTTGTCGTCCGCCTCCTGCAAATTTGCCCTTCGGTCGCCATCGTGCGCGTCATGCTGGAGCAGGATGTGCACAAGTATCTGCGAGCCGCGGCGCTTCTGATCATCCGTCTTATCGGGAAcgtggagctgcagcgggagGCAATGCGTGTGGGGTGGTCAGACTACCGAAAGCTGTGCCTCTACGGATCTGACCCCGCACAGGAGTTGGCAGAGTCGACGtcagccaccgctgccggagcGGAGGGAATGACGGCGGGCACGTCGAGGACGCTCGCCTCCTCTATGCTGCCGCTGGACCACTACAAGAGGTCACGCGCGGAGATGGAGATGCACAGCGGTAATAGCAATCTTGCTAGTGACGCACAAAGCGGTGAGTCTGACAGAGCCGACGCACAGGCGCCAGAGCCACCACAGTACTGGCTGATCCGCATGGATGAGTTCACCGACTATCTCTTTGGTGTAGCCTCTGCCTCCACAGCGTCACAGGGCAAGGAGCTGCATGAGCTCTTGAAGGCACCTACCTCATCACCGCCCAGCCCATCTTCGGCAGGCGCATCCTCTCGCACACTGCCGGGGCACACGTTTATGGGACTTCATTTTCCTCCTGTAATTGTGTAATGCGTGGCAGACGCGCCTCATGAGCACCTCTGTTCACACACGTCGGGAAGCAGGTGACGCCAAacatgaaaaaaaaagacaactTGTGAGCCTGATGTGGCCTTGGTGGCAGACCGCATCCGTTTAGGATTCCATCGTGTCTGCCTTCCACCTCTCGCCGTGTTTCTCGTACGGAATAGTGCGTCGGCTCCGATGAACATCGGCCAACGCTGAGTAGCATGTGCTCGAAGGGACAAGGGTTTGCGCTctccatacacacacacatatccGCGTAGGCTTTTCTCTGTTGTCTTCACgcagcctctctctctcccaccctccCGTCCTAACCTCTAGCAAGTATTCCTCTGCGTGTTTCTGTCTCcctgtgtgggtgggtgtctCCTTTACTGTCAATTGCAATCTCCTGGCTTGGCTCTTCACCCCACCAAGCCACCCAcccgctctcccccctcggCCTCGCATGCATCTGTGCCCTGTCGCTGCAACGCGGCTTCTTTTTTACttccccactcctcctccatctctcctcctttgtttttttttgtataATCAAAGCGAAGAGAGTTTCgctgttttgtttttcgtaGGTGTCCACTGGCGTTCGTGTCCGTGCGTATCACAATGCAGCCCCTCGACAttgagcagcagctccgtctgCGGGAGGCGATGAAGACTCAGCGTCAGGCAGCGGAAGCAACCCCATCGCTCTCGTACATCCACGAGGAGTACTACGCGGCGGCTGGCGATGCTATCACCCTCTTTGGCGGCATCTGCGCTGTCACCGGGCTGTTGTTTCTCGCGTCAGCGCTGCTGACCAAGACAAGGCTAGCGAACACGGTGCGCCTAAGCTTTCAGCGCAGTGGTGTGAGTCTCATTCCGCAGTGTGCAAGCCCCCCACTCTTCTCCGTCTGCATGGCGGTGTGGATGGGACTCTTGGGGGTGCAGTCCGTGTGCGATGTGCTGCGGGAGGTCGCGCACCAGCACTACCGCGCCGTCAAGGAGAAAAACGTATCGGCGCTGGCGGATCTTTCCCTCCTTCACCGCATCCATGTGGGTACAGTGAACCCTCGTCCTCTCTGGGGTTTGTCAACGGAGATCACCACACAGTACCCACTACTCATGCAGTGGATCATGGcaccgacggcgctgctgttcgcGGTGCAATACGCGGGTATGATTTGCATCTGGTGCTACATGCTCTTCTGTGGTAAGCCGCTCGATGCTGGCTTGATGGGTGCTCTGCTTACCTTCTTTCCAAGCTTCTACGATGCACTGCTGCTGAACGGCAACGAGCCAGATCGCTGGCCGGTGTGGGTCACTCTTGTGAACTTTATGATCAGCCTGATGTGCGTCTGGAGCTTCGGTGCACCTCTGGTGCGGCGCGAGTACCGCGAGGTGATGAGGGAGCTGCAAGGGCACACAGCAAAGGCGCTTTTCAAGGACCGACCGGAGATGAGCAGGATGCAAGCTCGCGGTGGTGCTCGAGGTGGCAGCGCATGTAAGAAATCGAAGTAAAAGTAACCCGCTCACAGACAGCGCACGACCCTatccctcgcctcctcctttgctatgcgccacacacacacagatacacacacTTTCTTCTAGTTTTTGCACGCGGTTTATCATGGAACGAAGCTACCCACGTCTGCAGCTCCTTTGCGGGACGAACCTCCCCTCTCTTGACGTGTGAGACTGCGTTTTCTACTTGTCGTGCGTTCAGTCGCTTATCAAACGCGCGTGTCCTTCTTCCCACCCACTCTCTGACCCCCTCCTCAATTCGAATTGCACACGTGCGATGGCTTTATCCCGGCAACACAGCAGGGGCTCAGCCAGTCACTGGCTCACCCGCAGCACTGTGCTGACAGCGTCGGATGCCTTGCGGCCTCTGGCTCAACCACGTCCTGTCCGCGTCACACGACaatccttttctttcctcaTCTCCCTCCTCATCTCCATTCGCTCCAGACGTCTGGCCCCGCGTTCTGAGCAAAGTATTCACAGCACCCTCACACTCACACTACTTTTTCTCGAAATTCACCGAGTCATCATCCCCTCGTACGCCAGGGTCTTTTatcgccgcctccttttATTCCGTGGTGGtcatctctccctcctccctgccTTCTTCGAAGACCTCGTTGTCCGTACTCGTGCGCGCATTACCGACCGTCTCTCGTGGCGTGCCAAGCAAGCGAAGAAAACGGGAACAGACTCGGAAGTAAACATATGAGAACACTTTAATGTAGACGGGAAGAAGCAGAAGCAGAGGCAGCACTTGGCAATTCCATACGGATACCTCCACGCACTCAAAAGGGTACTCGGACATCCTCGTACACTTGGCGGCAtctcctccccctacccCGCTAGCTCGCGCCTCATGTCCGCCATCATCCTCACACTCGCTGCTCttgcgacggcgccgccctctcGCACCCCTGCAACGCATCTGCACAGCCTCAGCCAAGCCACTCAACCACGGCAGCATCAGCTCCTTTTTCAGccgcgcgaggagggggtggcatACAGTGAAGACAACAACGGCACCGTGCACTACCGTTTCTACTTTCCCCATGCCAGCTCTGTTGTTGTCGCTCTTGTGAAGGTTTGCCTGGTGAACCGCGATGGTGGCACTGTCCCTGTCGCCTCCATCGGGGTCGCCGTACCCATGACAAAGCACCAAGACGGAATGTGGGTCGGAACCATGTCCGCTCCTGTTGGGCTGCAGTGTGTCGTCCTCATGGTGGATGGCAACCCTGTGCTGACACCCTACCTCAGCATCGGGTGCCTGCATGGGCTCCAGCGGGCAAACTACATCGACGTCCCGCCACCGAACCCAAATCAATGTGTCTATGCCGTGCGGCCCTCTGTCGAGCACGGGATAGTGGCCCACAACTACTTGAAGTCCTACACAATGGACACAATCGAGGAGGTTCTTATCTACCTGCCGCCCTCGTATCACAAGGCGAGCAGCGCAACACGTCACTACCCCGTGCTGTACCTCTTGCACGACGACCGCGAGTACCCAGTGAACTGCGTACAGCAGGGTAAGGTGAACGTCATCGCCGACAACCTCATCGCCGACGGCAAGATGACGGAGATGATCATTGTAATGAAGAGTAGTGCGAGCCCAGGCGCCAATGGCGAGTTCCCTCCATGTGATCCGGCCCAGCTGTGCGAGGACCTGACGGAGGACATCATTCCGTATGTCGACAACCACTACCGCACCGAGGCAGATCGCGACAaccgcgccatcgccggtCTCTACATGGGCTCCATACAGGTCAGCAGACTCTGCATGACACACCACGATCTCTTCGCCTACGCCGGCATGTTCTCTGGCTTCCTGAGCAGCAACTGGAACGGCTTCGGTACGGACAGCGACCACATTGAAGCCCTCCGCCACGATCCCTCAGTCTTTCAGGCCGCTATGAAAGTGCTCTTCCGTTGCATTGGTGACGACACCACGCACCGCGCCGCGTTTGAGGCGGACGACGCTCTGCTGGCTGAGCTCGGCGTGGCGTGCGAGCGGCGCATCTACGTGGGCTCGCATAGCTGGGAGGTATGGCGCCAGGCCGCAGCCGATTTCCTCCCAATGCTATTCAAGGGCCCAAACTTTCTTCCTCGTCACTGATGCAGCCGCAATGACGTCGTCTAGTCGGCCCCGTTGGTTTTACGCTATCTGAGGTGATTGGCACCCTGGTGGACACGAATGCCCGACTGACGAGGAGGGTGAGTTcacgtttctttttttcttttccatgTGAGTGCAATATCCTGACGCAGTGCTCTCGGTCTCCACGAATCTTTACCGCGGAGCAAGCACACCCAGATATTACCGGGCCACACACAAGTTGTTGGTCTCTCTTGCTTGGCGGTGAAACGGGTGGAGAACCGGGTATTGACTGTAATTGCCTATTAAGTTCTTTTTACGTGTTTCCATTCTTCACCTTCCATCTACACCACCCTCTGTAGGGTTATATGCTCTCTTTCTTATTctcccgtgtgtgtggggaggggggactaCACGCTTCGCCGTAGAAACTCCTTACCTTTGGACTGTCGTGAAGGTGCACCCCACCTTGTGTCCCTTGGATGTCTGACGCCGTCTTAAGGTGCAGAGATGTGCACCGACCCACACTCATTTTCTGCTTGCCTTTGATACCcacatctatatatatatatatacacctCTCTCTGAGCTACCTCCGTATCAAAATttgtcctttttttctttccatTTTTTCGTCTGTCCAAGGGACCCACTGGCGCAACaacctcagcagcagcgcgagctgCAAGAACGATCCCCGTTGTGGTTCTGTGCTACTCTTTTCTTTCCTGGTCCTCCGCCCACACATACACTTTCCCATTCCCCCACTTCTCTTACCCCTTCAGTCCCATTCTCTGCCGA
It encodes:
- a CDS encoding DNAj-like protein, translated to MQVLSIELPVLKAGEKALEWSQAHPGATDDAVAADAPPQLNRWIEAYRIIPLGEAFCRTVALTTQLRHEDARMQQAHADPNVAQQWAAEEADGIAAGTDGEDTNDAGDDGVGDGARYQSFSRKKKFVKLTDSDMLIDWYEVLKLEQEEGATDDQIRAAYRRCCLETHPDKQQNHSDELFKKVQRAFDILGDPDTRQAYDSSRPFNDAIPGEQVEEGNFFSTFGPVFERNKKWSSVPGMPSLGTDKTPYAEVLRFYDRWTGFQSWRDFSHLADLVEIDDTMCREEKRYYQRENARQLSHHHKEEQKRIRLLVDRARKNDPRLRRRREEEEEKRLKVLREREAFRLQLAAEEERRRAEEARKQKEREEAKVGAQQQEKQAMREAQMAVLGFFEQHGLLDETPTNKLLADRVRRPNVQWIFSKTTNATEAQKLRDVLLACPTDPRPRTNDPQSKDVEGSEEVEAVMRFNALVQKMEQHCGVNRYGEAVKKVQDGDAATAAAKKEVAAAAAKTPVDAGQEWTDEDLSRLQKATAKYPPGSVDRWIKICDVLRHRFTEEQAMAKVSELTAALHNAGSGNPTSAAPASPSHASATSPAASSVENWSLTQQKQLEKGLRDLKDYKEKDKFQKIAKMVEDKTAKECFERFKFLCSVNKKK
- a CDS encoding endo-1,4-beta-xylanase z precursor-like protein; the protein is MSAIILTLAALATAPPSRTPATHLHSLSQATQPRQHQLLFQPREEGVAYSEDNNGTVHYRFYFPHASSVVVALVKVCLVNRDGGTVPVASIGVAVPMTKHQDGMWVGTMSAPVGLQCVVLMVDGNPVLTPYLSIGCLHGLQRANYIDVPPPNPNQCVYAVRPSVEHGIVAHNYLKSYTMDTIEEVLIYLPPSYHKASSATRHYPVLYLLHDDREYPVNCVQQGKVNVIADNLIADGKMTEMIIVMKSSASPGANGEFPPCDPAQLCEDLTEDIIPYVDNHYRTEADRDNRAIAGLYMGSIQVSRLCMTHHDLFAYAGMFSGFLSSNWNGFGTDSDHIEALRHDPSVFQAAMKVLFRCIGDDTTHRAAFEADDALLAELGVACERRIYVGSHSWEVWRQAAADFLPMLFKGPNFLPRH